In Fundulus heteroclitus isolate FHET01 chromosome 17, MU-UCD_Fhet_4.1, whole genome shotgun sequence, the following are encoded in one genomic region:
- the LOC118556188 gene encoding histone H1-like: MAEVAPAAAPAKAPAKAPKKKAASKAKKDGPSLSKLIVAAVAESKERKGMSLAALKKVLAGKGVDVTKANKRINTAVTKLATAGTLSQTKGTGASGSFKLAKDTKAAKPAKKVVKKKAPAKAKKPAAAKKASTPKKAAAKKTAAKKTPKKAAAKKSPKKVVKKSPKKAAAAKKPKAAAKKPAAKKPAAKKPAAKKAKK, translated from the coding sequence ATGGCAGAAGTAGCTCCAGCAGCGGCACCGGCGAAAGCCCCGGCCAAAGCCCCGAAGAAGAAGGCGGCCTCCAAGGCCAAGAAGGATGGACCCAGCCTCTCCAAGCTGATCGTAGCCGCCGTGGCCGAGTCCAAGGAGCGCAAGGGCATGTCTCTGGCGGCGCTGAAGAAGGTGCTGGCCGGCAAAGGCGTGGATGTGACCAAGGCCAACAAGCGCATCAACACCGCCGTCACCAAGCTGGCGACGGCAGGAACCCTGAGCCAGACCAAAGGCACCGGGGCGTCGGGCTCCTTCAAGCTGGCGAAGGACACCAAAGCGGCTAAACCAGCCAAGAAGGTGGTGAAGAAGAAGGCTCCCGCTAAGGCCAAGAAGCCCGCCGCTGCCAAGAAGGCCAGCACCCCCAAGAAGGCTGCCGCTAAGAAAACAGCCGCCAAGAAGACCCCCAAGAAGGCTGCGGCCAAGAAGTCCCCCAAGAAGGTGGTGAAGAAGAGCCCTAAGAAGGCTGCTGCCGCCAAGAAGCCAAAGGCTGCTGCTAAGAAGCCTGCAGCCAAGAAACCTGCAGCAAAGAAGCCCGCAGCTAAGAAGGCCAAGAAGTAA